CACCGCCGGCTCCTTTGCCGGGCTCACCGCCAAAGGCTGGCTGCTGATGGAGGGATCGGGCAATCCGTTCCTGCTGGCTGCGAATTTCGCGCTGCTCACCCTGCCCACGCTGCTGGTGAGCGGGCCAGCCGGCGTGCTCACCGATCGGCTGGGCAGCGAGCGGGTGTTGATCCGGGCCCAGTGGGCGCTGCTGCTCGCTGCAGTGCTGGGAGCTATTGCGATTCCGATCAGCAGCGGCGGCCAGCAGGATGCGCTGCTGCTGCTGAGCACGCTGGGGGTGGGGGTGGCCAGCACCTATGAGCTCACCGCACGCAACAAATACGTGGCGTTGCTTGTGGATGAGCCGGAGCAGCTGGGGCCCTATCTGGCCAGTTTTTCGGTGATCTTCAACGTGGGCAAGCTGGTGGGTCCGCCGATCGGCGGCCTGCTGCTGGCCGCCACCGGCCCCACCCTGGCCCTCAGCCTCGACGCGGCCACCTACCTGTTGCCGATCGCCACCTTGCTCTGGCTCATGGCGCCGTACCGCGACCGGGAACGGCGCAGTCAACGCGGCAGTGAGGCCAGCCTGGCCACCGCCTGGCGCGACTGCGGCCCCGCCCTGCGCCATGTGTTGGTGTTTTGCGGCCTGGCTTGTTTGGTGGGCTTCTTCCATCCCGGCCTGGCCCCGCTGATGGCCCTCAAGCTGCTCGGCCCCAGCCCGGTGGCCCTGGGGTTGTTCACCAGCGTGATCGCCTGCGGCAGCATTAGCGCCGGCGTGGTGCTGCAACGCAATGCCCAGGCCCTGAGCCGGCGCCCAGGCCTCCTCCTCGGCGGCAGCACGGTGATCACCGCCCTCGGTCAGCTGGGTCTGGGCCTGCCGGCTCCGCAGCAATGGGACCTCGCCATGGCCTTTCTGATCGGCGCCGGTACCGCTTCCCTTCTGGCGGGCACCAACTTGATCATCCAGGTGCACGCTCCCCAGGTGATTCGCGGGCGCATGGCCGGCCTGGGACAGATTGCGTTTTTGGGGGGCGGAGGCCTCAGCGGGCTGATCGCTGCCGGCCTCACCGTGTGGCTTCCCGGAGGGCTATGGAGCTGCTTTGCCCTGCTGGGAAGCCTCGGTGCAGCGCTAGGCGTTGTGGAGCTGCTGCGTCAGGGGCGCACCCGCCTGGCCTGACGCCGCTCAGATCAGCTTGACGCCGCGCAGCACGAAAGAAATCGCCGCTGCAGCCACCAGGCCGCCGCCCACCAGGGCGAGATAAATCACAGGACCCATCGCTGGATGTGTTGGGAAAGTCACAGCCATTACAGCAGAACCCCACTGCTACCTGGCGCCCCGCCTAGGGTTGTGGCTAACCACCTTCGGTGAAGCCCGTTCGGGCACGCCGTAGCTCTGATCCATCGGATCGCTGAATCGCGGCATGCGCACACTGCTGATCTACCCGGAGTTCCCCAAGACCTTCTGGAGCTACGAGAAGATCCTGGAGCTGGTGAACCGCAAGGTGCTCCTCCCGCCCCTGGGGATGGTGACGGTGGCCGCGCTGCTGCCGCAGCACTGGGAGATGAAGCTGGTGGATCGCAATGTGCGTGAAGTCACCGAAGCCGAGTGGGACTGGGCCCAGCTGGTGGTGATCTCCGGAATGATCGTGCAGAAGGCCGACATGGCCGTGCAGATCGCCCGGGCCAAGGAGCGGGGCCTCCCTGTGGCCGTGGGCGGCCCGTTTGCGAGCTCCACCCCGGATGCGCCCGAGCTGGAACTGGCCGATTTCAAGGTGCTCGATGAGGGTGAAATCACCCTGCCGATGTTCATCGAAGCAATCGAGCGTGGCGAGTCCGGCGGACGCTTCTCCGCCAATGGCGACAAACCGGATGTGACCGGCACGCCGATCCCCCGCTTCGATCTGCTCGAGCTCGATGCCTACGACTCGATGAGCGTGCAGTTCTCCCGGGGCTGCCCGTTTCAGTGCGAGTTCTGCGACATCATCGTGCTCTACGGGCGCAAGCCACGCACCAAAACGCCCGAGCAGCTGGTGGCTGAGCTGCAGTATCTCTACGACCTGGGTTGGCGCCGCGCCATCTTCCTGGTGGACGACAACTTCATCGGCAACAAACGCAACGCCAAGCTGCTGTTACCGGCCATCAAGGAGTGGCAGATCGAACGGGGCTATCCCTTCAGCTTCACCACGGAAGCATCAGTTGATCTCGCCTCAGATGAGGAGATGATGCGGATGATGGCTGAAGCCCGCTTTGAAGCGGTGTTCCTTGGGATCGAAACACCGGATGAAGCGAGCCTCTCGGTGGCGGGCAAGCACCAAAACACCCGTAGCTCCCTCGAGGAATCCGTAGACCGGATCACCAGCTACGGCATCCGCGTGATGGCCGGCTTCATCATCGGCTTCGATGGCGAAAAGACCGGTGCGGGCGATCGCATCGTGCGCTTCGTGAGCCAAACCGGCATTCCCGCCGCGATGATGGGCATGCTGCAGGCACTGCCCAACACCGGCCTCTGGCATCGCCTGGAGAAGGAAGGTCGGCTGATTCAGGAGAAGGCTGACGCCAAGGGCGTGAACCAAACCAACCTGCTCAACTTCGTGCCCACCCGGCCGATCCGCGATATCGCCAACGAATACGTGGACGCCTTCTGCCGGCTGTATGAGCCCAACGCCTACATCGATCGGGTGACGCACTACTACGCCAACAAGGTGGGTGCGCCCCGCTGGAAGGCCTTCTTTAAGCCGGAAAACTCCGACAAACCGGTGCTCCCACCGATGAGCGACGTGAAAGCCTTGGCCACGGTGCTCTGGCGGCAAGGCTTCAAGCGCAACACACGCTTCCGCTTCTGGCGCTCTCTGGCACGGGTGGCACGCCGCAACCCCGCCAGCTTCGAGCAGTACGTGGTGACGCTCGCCCACAACGAGCATTTCCAGGAATACCGGGCAGTTGTGACCCGAGAAATTCAGGAGCAGCTGGCCTGCTTGCCGCCAGAGCCTCCCTCAACACCCGCTTCACCCGCCCGCGAACTGCAGCCGGTTTAATCAGGCTCTAATCCTGGGTGTAGGGGCTGCCCTCCTCCAGGCAACGCTCGGCTTTCTGAAGCTCCCGGCCCAAATAGAGGGCGTGATCGAGGCAGCTGATCGGATGGGGACCAGCGCCCTCGGTGAGGGCCATGCCCAGTTCCTTGGCGGAGCGGCCGCGGTACACCTTCAACGGTTCGCGCGGGCCTGCGCCGCGGCAGCTGATCACCTCGCCGGTGTCGGGGTCGGTGGCGAGGCCCCGTTCATCGATGCCATTGCCGTAGTGCTCGGCGATCAACTCACCGGCTTGCGGATCGAGCTTGATCAGGAAATAGCCGGCCGGATCCAGGGCGATGAAACGCTGCGAGAGACGCTCATCGAGGCTGCGGCGCTGCTCCACTGAAAAGCTCGTCATGGGCGGATGTTACGCAGCCGTGCCCAGCAGATCTGCAGCCCGGGCCTTGAAGGGGAGCTCGGCATTGATCGCCTCGATCTCGTCGAGCTGCTCAGCATTGGCCTCCGGCAGCCAGCGCCGCACGATCGCCTCAAAACGCGGGTGATACCAGCGATGCAAGGAGGCATGGGGGCGGGCCAGAAAACCGCGGCGGCGTTTGTGGCTGCCGCCGGCGCCGGGGTCGAACTGCTGGATGCCGCGGCTGATCGCCCATTCGATCGGTGCGTAGTAACACACCTCGAAATGGAGGTTGTCGATCTCCTCATCACTGCCCCAGTAGCGGCCCCAGAGCTGCTGCTGGCTGTGCACACACAGCGACATCGCCACCGGCTGCTCCGGATCACCGCGATGGGCACTGAACAGCACCAGGTGCTGACGCAGCGCCGCGGCGGCGTGATCGAAGAAGGCTTCCGTGAGGTACTTGCTACCCCAAGGGCCCCAGCGGGCGCAGTGCTGCTCATAAAAGCCATGCATGCGGCTCAGCAGCGCGGGGGTGATCGCCTCTCCCACCATGGGAGTGACCTGCAAGCCAGCAGCCTGAACCGCCTTGCGTTCGCGTTTGATGTTGCGGCGCTGGTTGGCGTTGAAACTGCTGAGGTAGGCCTCGAAATCGGCGTAGCCCTGGTTGCTCCACAGGCTCTGCTGATTCAGCCAGGTGGCACAGCCCGCTGCCTCGGCCAAGGGCTGCCAGGCCGGATCCACATAGAGGAAATTGCAGCTGAAGATCTGGTGCTCGCGGCAGAACACATCGATCAGCTCGAGCATCAACGGGGTGAGGGCGGCGGCGTCTTCGCCAGGGGCCGTGAAAAAGCGATAGCCCACCACCGGGCTCACCGGGCTCATGCCGAGCAGCTTGGGGTAGTAGCGCTGGCCCAGCTGCGCCGCCAGCTGCGCAAACGACTGATCAAAGACAAATTCGCCGTAGCTATGGCCCTTGAGATAGAGCGGGGCCACCGCCAACAGGCGCTCACCCTCCCAGATCCCAAGATGGCAGGGCTGCCAGCCCTGACGCGGCACCACACTTCCACTGCTCTCCAGCCCCACCAGCCACGACCAGGAGTAAAAGGGGAGGGCTTCCGCCGAAACCAGGGCATGCCATTGCGCCTCGGGGATCTCCGCCAGGGAGCGATGCCAGCGGGCGGTGAGCTCTGCCATCAACCCTGGGCGGCACGGCGCAATGGGCTCGCCAAGCTAGGCGCTGCACGGCTATCGGCGGCGTTGATGGGCTTGGGCCTGATCAGCGGCACCACACCGGCCGCGCAAGCCGGACTGTTGGGGCCCCTGCTCAACCTGATGCGGCCCCAGCTCGAAGTGCGGATCACCTCGGCCTGTCAGCAATGGGCTAGCGGTGGCGACCGGAACCTGGAGGCGCGGATGGCACCCCCCTGCCGGGCCCTGGCCGGCCCCACCAGCCGCTGCCTGATCGAAGAAACCGAGCGCAGCGGCCGCAGCTTTGGGGTGATGACCGAGCTGCTCGCTGGGCGCTTCGGCGACGACAGCGAGGTGGTGGTGAAGCGCTGCGCCGGGCGCCTGCTGGGCCTCCCGGCCGACAGCTTCATGGAGGTGCCCATCCGCGACCTCGCCCGGCGCTTCAAAGATGCAGCGGCCCCGGCCCTCAATCCCTAAGGCGGCGGTAGCGCAGCAGCAGTTCCTCGCCCTCGAGCAAGCGTTGCTCCTGCAGCTGCCAGCGCGCCGGCTCGAGAGCCACCCCAGCGGGCAACCAGCTGTGGGGACCACCCAGTAGCAGCGGGCAGACGGTGAGCTGCAGCTCATCCACCAACTGCTCCTGGAGCAGCGCGCCCGCCAGATCAGCACCCCCCAACAGCACCAAACGCTCCAGCCCTTGATCCGCCAGGGCCGCCAGGGCTTCGGGCCAGCTCGGCAGCGGCAATGCAGCGTGAAAGCCAGCAGGAGCGGAGGTGGCTGCGGGCATGAGCAGCCAACGCTGCAGCGGCTGCTGGAAAAAGCGCAGCGCTGGATCAAAACGGCCAAGGCGGCTCACCACCACCGCCGCCGGCTGCTCCGGGCGACCCTGCCGGCGGCGCTGCTCCAGCAGCGGCGGGGTGTGAAGCAAACAGGTGCAACCGTGCAAGCGCAGGGTGCGGCCACCGATCAGACAGGCATCAGCCCAGGCCAGGGCTTCCTCCAACACCACACGGTCGCCGCGGCCACCGATCTGGGCGGCGCCACCGACGGGTGGTGCCAGGCGGCCATCCAGGCTGACCGCCAACACCAGGCGCAGTTCAGGCCGAGGCAAGGGCCTCAAGGGCCTGGGGCTGCATGCCGAGGGCCGGCACCTCGGCGTATACCTCGGCGGCGTTGTTGGGGCTTTCCTGCAGGCGCACCTTGTGCAGGCTCGCGCCAAGGCCAGCGATCGGAGCGCTGAGCAGATCGGCGATGTGCAGAGCGATGTTCTCGGCCGTGGGCACGGTGGTGCCGAAGTGAGCCACGTCCTTGTTGAGGAAGGTGTGGTCGAAGGGTTCCACCACCAGCTCATCCACCAGGCCCTGCAGGGCTGCGAGGTCGCAAACCATGCCGGTGCGGGGATCAATGGCGCCGCGCACGCTCACTTCGAGTATGTAGTTGTGGCCGTGGCCATGGGGCCGGGCGCACTTGCCGTAGATGGCGTCGTTCTCCTCCGGGCTCAGCTCGGGCCGCGCCAGGCGGTGGGCCGCCGCGAAGTGGGTCTTGATGGTGAGGAACGCTTCCATGGAATCGCCGAGCACATCGGCCCAGAGCTTGTCGGTTTCGTAAAGGCGCAGCCCCATCAGCGGCAGGTGGGGCTGCAGGCGACGCCAGATCGCCAGGGTGAGGGCTTCGGTGGTGGGCAGGATCCCGCTGGGCTGCTGCAGGTCGAATTCCGGCCAGGCCTCGTTGAGGAAGCGGAAATCGAGCTGGGCGGTGACTTGCTCGCGGATGGCGTGCTTCACATCCGAGAGGTTGAGCACCATGCCATCGGCATCGAGCGGCCCGCCCATCGCCACGATCAACTCGTAGTTGTGGCCGTGGCCGGGCGCCTGGCTGCAGGCACCGAAACGGGCCTGGTTGTCAGCGTCGCTGAGCTCGGGCAGCCAGTAGCGATGGCTGGCGCTGAAACAGGCGCGGCGTGTGATCACACACGGGCGCCCAGCACCATGCGGGTGGGGTTCGGGCCGAGCTGTTGCAGGAACGGCGGGCACCGGGCTCGCCGGAGGCGCCGCCACGGGGGGCGGAGTCATAGCTGCAAGAAGCAAGGGCGCATCCTAGGAATGTGAACCGCAGCGCTGCCTGAGCACCGATGGCCAACCCACACGCTGAGCTTCGCCAGCGCCTGGAGGGGCTCAACCTCTATTTGGTGGGGATGATGGGCAGCGGCAAGAGCACCGCCGGGCGGCACCTGGCGGAGCTGCTGGGCTACCGCTTCCTCGACGCCGACAGCAGCATCGAGCAGGTGGCCGGCCGCAGCATCCCGGAGGTGTTTGCCAGTGAGGGCGAAGCGGGCTTTCGTGCGCTGGAAGCGGCTGTGCTCAACCAGATCGCCAGTTGGCATTCGCTGGTGGTGGCCACCGGCGGCGGCGTGGTGACCCGCCCGGACAACTGGGGCCAGCTCCACCAGGGCGTGGTGATCTGGCTGGATGCACCGGAGGCTCTGCTGCTGGAGCGGCTGAGCAGCGATCCCACCCCACGCCCCCTGCTCCAAGCCGATGATCCAGCGGCGCGCCTGACGGCCCTGTTGGCGGAGCGCCGGCCCCTCTATGCCCAGGCCGATCTGCACATCGTTCAAGACGGGCGCGCGGCGGATCAGGTGGCCGTGCAGATCCTCGAAGCCCTGCCCAGCGTGCTGAAGGAGCGCACGGCAGCACCACAGCACCGCCTGCAGGTGATCAATGAAGCAGGCGAGGTGGGCCGCTCGATCAACTAAGCGCCAGGGGGCTCCAGGCGGATGGCAAACCACTGCACCACCACGCCCGGCTCAAGCTCCAGTTCACAGGCGGTTTCCAGCAGGCGCTGGGCCCTGGCCTCCGCGTCGGGCAGATCACGCAGATCGGGGGGCAGCGGCTCCAGGCGCGTGAGCTGCTGGGCCAGCCAAGCCAGCGTGTCAGCCGCGCTGAGCAGCTTCTGGGGCAAGCCCGGCTCCAGCACCACGTAGTGATCCAGTTCCCGGATCAGCGGATCAGACATGGGGCTGGTGCGTGGCGCCAGGATCAGCGCAGCCTGCCACGCCTGATCAACCATGGGGATCGCCCTGTTGCGCAGCCTGCTGGTGGCAGCGATGCTGCTGATGCCGGCACCACAGGCACTGGCCGCAGCGGGCGCCAGCGCCGAACCGCTGCAGCAGCGGCTGGCCAGCTGGCCGAACTGGAGCCTGCCGGCGCCACTGCCGCGGCCGGGTCAGCAGGATCTGATCTACCCGGCCTGGTTTAACGGCCACTGGCAGGCCACCAACCACGACCCCAGCGGCCGAGAACCTGATCTGCACTACGAAGTGCGCTTCAGCGCCGACCCGCAGGGCCAGGTGGTGGGGGATCGCGCCTTCAACGCCGCGGCCATCGGCCAGGCGCTGCTGGGGGCGCAGCTGCTGCAGGTGCGCAACGATCCGCTCAACCCCAACCGGCAGCTGGCCCTGCTGGCCGGCGATCAGCAACTGGAATCCACGGTGGTGGGCCGACGCAGTGGGCTGCTCAGCGGGGAGTGCTTCCTGGCGGATGAACTGGCCCTGCAGGTGATGCATGGCCCGGGCGATCCACGGGTGAGCCGCGTGGAAACCCTCAGCCGCTACCAGTTGGTGGCACCGGATCGCATCGAAGCCGAGCAGTGGCAAGCCAGCTACGGCTCACCCGCGGAGGGGCTGGCGGCCGAGGCCCGGCACAGCTGGCGAGGCGTGCTGGTGCTGGAGCGCCTGGATCAGGAGCGACCCACCTGAGTGCCGATGGCATCGCGCCACTGCCAGAGCGGCGCGAGCAGAGGATCGTCGGCCAGGCCCGCCACGCCACGGCCCGCCAGGGGGGCACCGGCACTGGCAGGGAAGCTCAAGAGCGAGAGCTGGGCCACCACCGCCAGATCCGCCAGGCTGAGCTGATCACCCACCAGATAAGGCTGCTGCTGCACCAGGGCGCAGAGCTGCTCGAGGTTGGCGCGCAACTGCTCCAGGCCGCCGTGATCGATCACCTGGCCAAGGCCACTGAGCACGCCGGAGGGCAGGGCCCCCACCAGGGTGCGCAGCGGCGCCGGCGTGGCATCCGGCAGCAAGCCGCCGCGCAACACCGGATCGGCGGCAGCCGCCTGCACCAGCGCCAACCGGGCACCGGCCGCCAGGGCTGTATCGGCCCAGTCTTCAAGGATCAGCACCTGGGCCCGCAGGGCAGGATCGGCCGGCAGCAGGGCCGGTGATGCTGTGTGGCGCTCCAGGTACTGCGCGATGGCGGTGGAATCAGCGATCACCTCGGAGCCGTCGACCAGCACCGGCACCTGACGCTGCCCCGAGAGGCGATAGAGCTCCACCTGCCCAACCCCGGGAGTGACCTCCAGCACGCTGTAGAGGAGGCCCTTCGCCGCCAACACCAGGCGCACCTTCTCGCAGAAGGCGGAGTGGCGGAACTGATGAAGCTCCAGCATCGGACCCTTTTCGCGGCAGAGTAGCCAGCACTCAACGGCCAGCGCCCGAGCCCCCGATGCGGGATTTCTTCCTCAACGTCACGCGTTATCCGCGCTATTTGATCGCGTTCGGGCTGGGCGTGGCCAACTCCGTGCTCGAGCCCCTGGCGAAGCGCCGCAGCAATCCGGTCACGGCGGTGGCGCTGGTGGGTGCGCTGGTGAGCGGCCTGGTGAGCCTGGGGCTGATCCTGCGTGCCATGGTGAGCACAGATGTAATCGCCTAGGCATGGCGCAGGGCAGGCGGGTGGAACGGGTGGCGGCCCTCATCCGCCGCGAGGTGAGCGAGCTGCTGGTGAACGGGATCAAAGACGATCGCGTCAGCCTCGGGATGGTGAGCGTCACCAACGTGGAGGTGGCAGGTGATCTGCAGCACTGCAAGATCTACGTGAGCGTGTACGGCAGTCCCGAGGTGCAGCAACAGGCGCTAGCCGGTCTGCGTTCAGCGGGGAGTTACGTGAAAGGGGAACTGGGGCGCCGCCTCAACATGCGCCGCACGCCGGAGGTGATCTTCCACCTCGATCGGGGCATTGAAAAGGGCACCTCCGTGCTCGGGCTGCTCAACCAGCTGGAGGAGCAACGGCAGGAGCGCGGCGAGATTCCTGAGGGCACAGGCCAGCTAGACGATGACCTCAGCTGAGCGGCGTCGCCAACTGGCCCAGCTGCTGGTGGTGCGCGGCAGCGGCTTCAGCCGCGACAGCCAGCGCCGCTATCCCCGCTGGGAGCTCACCAACGCTGAGCTGAAGCAGCTCCTGGAAGCCGGCGTTGGTGGTGTGATCCTGCTGGGGGGCAGCAGCGAAGATCTGCGCCTGCGTTGCGCCCAGCTGCAGTTCTGGGCCGACCAGCCCCTGCTGCTCTGCGCCGATGTGGAAGAGGGCGTAGGCCAACGCTTTGAGGGCGCGAGTTGGCTGGTGCCGCCCCTGGCCCTGGGGCGACTGCATGGCCGCGATCCTCAGCGGGCTGTGGCCCTGGCAGAGCGCTATGGGCGCTGCTGCGGCCGGCAGGCGCGGCTTGTAGGGCTCAACTGGGTGCTGGGGCCCGTGTGTGATGTGAACAACAACCCCGCCAACCCGGTGATCAATGTGCGGGCCTGGGCAGAAACACCCGAGAGCGCCGGTGCGCTGGCGGCGGCCTTTGTGCGCGGCTGCCAGGGCGAAGGCGTCCTGGCCTGCGCCAAGCACTTCCCCGGCCATGGCGACACCAGCACCGACTCCCACCTGGAGCTGCCCCTTATTCCCCACAGCCGGGAGCGGCTGGAGGCGGTGGAGCTGCCCCCCTTCCGCGCTGCCATCGCGGCGGATGTGGCCTCCGTGATGACAGCCCATCTGCAGCTGCCCGCCTTCGACACCACCCATCCCGCCACCCTCTCGGCCGCGGTACTCACAACGCTGCTGCGGCGCGATCTCGGCTTCAAGGGGCTGGTGGT
The sequence above is drawn from the Synechococcus sp. HK05 genome and encodes:
- a CDS encoding MFS transporter, which encodes MIAQAGRIRRQLTRHQRTTFLLASGLSTAGSFAGLTAKGWLLMEGSGNPFLLAANFALLTLPTLLVSGPAGVLTDRLGSERVLIRAQWALLLAAVLGAIAIPISSGGQQDALLLLSTLGVGVASTYELTARNKYVALLVDEPEQLGPYLASFSVIFNVGKLVGPPIGGLLLAATGPTLALSLDAATYLLPIATLLWLMAPYRDRERRSQRGSEASLATAWRDCGPALRHVLVFCGLACLVGFFHPGLAPLMALKLLGPSPVALGLFTSVIACGSISAGVVLQRNAQALSRRPGLLLGGSTVITALGQLGLGLPAPQQWDLAMAFLIGAGTASLLAGTNLIIQVHAPQVIRGRMAGLGQIAFLGGGGLSGLIAAGLTVWLPGGLWSCFALLGSLGAALGVVELLRQGRTRLA
- a CDS encoding B12-binding domain-containing radical SAM protein; translated protein: MRTLLIYPEFPKTFWSYEKILELVNRKVLLPPLGMVTVAALLPQHWEMKLVDRNVREVTEAEWDWAQLVVISGMIVQKADMAVQIARAKERGLPVAVGGPFASSTPDAPELELADFKVLDEGEITLPMFIEAIERGESGGRFSANGDKPDVTGTPIPRFDLLELDAYDSMSVQFSRGCPFQCEFCDIIVLYGRKPRTKTPEQLVAELQYLYDLGWRRAIFLVDDNFIGNKRNAKLLLPAIKEWQIERGYPFSFTTEASVDLASDEEMMRMMAEARFEAVFLGIETPDEASLSVAGKHQNTRSSLEESVDRITSYGIRVMAGFIIGFDGEKTGAGDRIVRFVSQTGIPAAMMGMLQALPNTGLWHRLEKEGRLIQEKADAKGVNQTNLLNFVPTRPIRDIANEYVDAFCRLYEPNAYIDRVTHYYANKVGAPRWKAFFKPENSDKPVLPPMSDVKALATVLWRQGFKRNTRFRFWRSLARVARRNPASFEQYVVTLAHNEHFQEYRAVVTREIQEQLACLPPEPPSTPASPARELQPV
- a CDS encoding DUF4346 domain-containing protein: MTSFSVEQRRSLDERLSQRFIALDPAGYFLIKLDPQAGELIAEHYGNGIDERGLATDPDTGEVISCRGAGPREPLKVYRGRSAKELGMALTEGAGPHPISCLDHALYLGRELQKAERCLEEGSPYTQD
- a CDS encoding GNAT family N-acetyltransferase codes for the protein MAELTARWHRSLAEIPEAQWHALVSAEALPFYSWSWLVGLESSGSVVPRQGWQPCHLGIWEGERLLAVAPLYLKGHSYGEFVFDQSFAQLAAQLGQRYYPKLLGMSPVSPVVGYRFFTAPGEDAAALTPLMLELIDVFCREHQIFSCNFLYVDPAWQPLAEAAGCATWLNQQSLWSNQGYADFEAYLSSFNANQRRNIKRERKAVQAAGLQVTPMVGEAITPALLSRMHGFYEQHCARWGPWGSKYLTEAFFDHAAAALRQHLVLFSAHRGDPEQPVAMSLCVHSQQQLWGRYWGSDEEIDNLHFEVCYYAPIEWAISRGIQQFDPGAGGSHKRRRGFLARPHASLHRWYHPRFEAIVRRWLPEANAEQLDEIEAINAELPFKARAADLLGTAA
- a CDS encoding RibD family protein, whose product is MPRPELRLVLAVSLDGRLAPPVGGAAQIGGRGDRVVLEEALAWADACLIGGRTLRLHGCTCLLHTPPLLEQRRRQGRPEQPAAVVVSRLGRFDPALRFFQQPLQRWLLMPAATSAPAGFHAALPLPSWPEALAALADQGLERLVLLGGADLAGALLQEQLVDELQLTVCPLLLGGPHSWLPAGVALEPARWQLQEQRLLEGEELLLRYRRLRD
- a CDS encoding 6-carboxytetrahydropterin synthase, yielding MITRRACFSASHRYWLPELSDADNQARFGACSQAPGHGHNYELIVAMGGPLDADGMVLNLSDVKHAIREQVTAQLDFRFLNEAWPEFDLQQPSGILPTTEALTLAIWRRLQPHLPLMGLRLYETDKLWADVLGDSMEAFLTIKTHFAAAHRLARPELSPEENDAIYGKCARPHGHGHNYILEVSVRGAIDPRTGMVCDLAALQGLVDELVVEPFDHTFLNKDVAHFGTTVPTAENIALHIADLLSAPIAGLGASLHKVRLQESPNNAAEVYAEVPALGMQPQALEALASA
- a CDS encoding shikimate kinase, encoding MANPHAELRQRLEGLNLYLVGMMGSGKSTAGRHLAELLGYRFLDADSSIEQVAGRSIPEVFASEGEAGFRALEAAVLNQIASWHSLVVATGGGVVTRPDNWGQLHQGVVIWLDAPEALLLERLSSDPTPRPLLQADDPAARLTALLAERRPLYAQADLHIVQDGRAADQVAVQILEALPSVLKERTAAPQHRLQVINEAGEVGRSIN
- a CDS encoding chlororespiratory reduction protein 7 produces the protein MSDPLIRELDHYVVLEPGLPQKLLSAADTLAWLAQQLTRLEPLPPDLRDLPDAEARAQRLLETACELELEPGVVVQWFAIRLEPPGA
- a CDS encoding DUF6816 family protein, which gives rise to MGIALLRSLLVAAMLLMPAPQALAAAGASAEPLQQRLASWPNWSLPAPLPRPGQQDLIYPAWFNGHWQATNHDPSGREPDLHYEVRFSADPQGQVVGDRAFNAAAIGQALLGAQLLQVRNDPLNPNRQLALLAGDQQLESTVVGRRSGLLSGECFLADELALQVMHGPGDPRVSRVETLSRYQLVAPDRIEAEQWQASYGSPAEGLAAEARHSWRGVLVLERLDQERPT
- a CDS encoding glutathione S-transferase, producing MLELHQFRHSAFCEKVRLVLAAKGLLYSVLEVTPGVGQVELYRLSGQRQVPVLVDGSEVIADSTAIAQYLERHTASPALLPADPALRAQVLILEDWADTALAAGARLALVQAAAADPVLRGGLLPDATPAPLRTLVGALPSGVLSGLGQVIDHGGLEQLRANLEQLCALVQQQPYLVGDQLSLADLAVVAQLSLLSFPASAGAPLAGRGVAGLADDPLLAPLWQWRDAIGTQVGRS
- a CDS encoding DUF751 family protein; the protein is MRDFFLNVTRYPRYLIAFGLGVANSVLEPLAKRRSNPVTAVALVGALVSGLVSLGLILRAMVSTDVIA
- the rbfA gene encoding 30S ribosome-binding factor RbfA translates to MAQGRRVERVAALIRREVSELLVNGIKDDRVSLGMVSVTNVEVAGDLQHCKIYVSVYGSPEVQQQALAGLRSAGSYVKGELGRRLNMRRTPEVIFHLDRGIEKGTSVLGLLNQLEEQRQERGEIPEGTGQLDDDLS